TACCACTTCCATTAGCATTATTAATAACGGTATTCTCTAATGTTATATTCTGTTGTCTACCAACAACGATACCGCTTGTTTTTTGGGCGTTGATGGTACAGTTCCTCATGACCAATGTACTATGTACCGCCTCAGAAAAATCGCCACCAGCGGTTCCAAGCAAGATTGCGGATTGTTTGTCCTCTGAATTGATAGTGACATTATCGAAAACAACTTGCATCTCTTTGGCGACTATTTGTATGCTGGAGCCTGATTTCGCTTCGATGTCAATAACACCATTGGCAAAAGTACAGTTTTTTCCAGATACGTTCTCGGTACCGTTTTTATATGCCATACTCAATTTTGTGGCATTTAAAGTATTGCCACCTAAGTCGAGATTTAATTCCTTGCCGGGAGTGACAGTAAGTGCCATATCTGTTGTCAAGTCTTCTTGAAGTACCCAATTCCCACCTTCTGCAAGAGCTGTCCGTAAATCTGATGCGGATTTGATAATTTTGTGATTATGCTCGCTTTCAAAACCCGGAAGAATCGAGATACTGAAGTTGACATTATTGTTAAACAGTGAACCATAAACATTGGTTCGATAGTTACGTTGCATCGGTACGTTAGGGATCTTGATAGTCTGGGTGTTTGTTCCGTCACTATAAGTAAACGTGCAATTGTGGATGCTTTTTTGCGCTGTTGCGTCAGCGCTTGTTGTGCCTACGAGTAGGTAGTTCATGGAGAGGTAATCGTAATTTTTACCACCAATGGTGATCATACCTTCCGCTTTTGAAGCTTCCGAAAAACTTACATTGGTAGTTTGAGTGGATATTGTTCCATCAAGCAGGTTTAATTCGGTAGGTACGCCTTCTACAGAGACACTTGTCTTCAGGTTATCAATATTAATACCGGATGTTGCCAAATCATCGGCAACAACATTAAACTGTGCGAATGGGCGTTTCATTTCGATTGTTTGCGTACCCATGTCTCTCGTCACGGTCAAATCTGTAAGTCCGGCGAAGAATGCGTCACGTTTCTCATCATTGGAGATCGCATTGTCATAACTGACAGTCAATTGTTGGGTGTTAAAATCAATAGTATAAGGTGCCTCCGTTTCGTTATAGGCATCTGCCCAAAAGATGATGTCGTAAGTCTTACCAACAGCAAGAGGAAGCGTCAGGGTTGTTGGCTTGTTTGTTAATACCTCATTTTCTTTTTGGATAATAGGTTTTTTAGAATCCGCTTCATAGACTGCGTAAGATAGATAAGTCGCTTTCTCTCCCTCGCCGTAACGTGTCATAGGTTCCCCCGGCAGGGCAATAGCAAATGTTACCACCTCACTGTTTTCCATCCGACTTACCTCTTCTTCGTCACAAGCGGTAGCTGCAATTAAGGTCATTGCGGCAAACATCACATTGATAAATAAATTACTTTTCATATTCAAATATATGTTTTTTGTTAATTTTCAATAATTCAAGGGAACGTTAATATCTTCATCGAAATCTGGATTGACAATAATACCTCCGGGAAGATTGGTTGTTAGAAACCGTCCTTTGATCGTGGTCATACGATTACGCATAAGCATGATGTCTTTTATGTTCATGTTCGCCACTATGACCCCGTATTGATCTGTAATGACGAGATTTAACTCCGGTATAGGACTCTCTTCATTATTGAGCATTACATAATCAAATCCTAATTCGGCTTCATGCTCATTAATTTGCGTGATTTTACTATTGAATTCAAAACCTGTTTTTGCATCAATGGGGTTGTCTACAAACAGATTAAAAGCACAGGGAACAAATTGTGTATAACGGAATGTTACATTATAAGAGTCAAGGTTGATTGAACAATCGGAATCGTTATTGACATTTTTATCCTGTTCTTTTTCAAGCCTGATCTTCTCTTGATGTAGGAACTGCGCAAGATCGGTTGTGATGATCTTGTATTTAGCGAGAGGTCGCAACAAATTGATCGTTGCGTTATTATTGGTTCCTTTCCTGATTTGAGCTTCCGTATTTCCTCGGAAAACATTGCGCAATTCCGTGTTACCGCAATACTCACCGAAGTAGGTTACTTCCTCAAAGTTATCTGTGTCATAGAACTTGTGCTCTTTGCTGCCTTCATCCACATAATCAGTCCAAACAAGAAATTTATAGTTTCCTTCCTCCAGTTTGAGTCTGACAACAACGTCTTCTTCTGTCAACCGGTCTTTTGTAAATATAACGTTACAGTGTTCAGTCGTGTTGAACTTACCGACCTTATCTGCTTTATAGGCACGTATCGTATACCGAATATCTGCGTTTTCGGTGTTCATTAAAGAGCGTGTCTCTTTCCATACAACTTCATTTGGTGATAGCATCGTAGAATCGATATGGAGTTGTAGTTGTAAAGACCCTTTATAGCTGCCTTCCTCTTCCGAAACCTCATGTTTGCCACAAGAGACAATTATTAATGAGAACAATACTCCAGATAGCAGTCGCAAGTAGTTATGTGCAATATATCCTTTCATTATCATACTAATATCTTCTTGATATTCTTCTGTTTTTTTGACTAAAAAACAGAAAATTTTTGCAAATTTATACTTTTTTGAAGACAGATCAAACAAAAAACGAACAAAGGTAATATGCCCTTGTTCGTTTTATGTGTAATAGTCAAGACTTGTTCTGACAGTTCCTTTACTATCGGACAAAAAAAGTGTCAGATGTTTGTTGCAAAGTTACACACCTTTTTCATCCTCACAACCGAATGAGATTTTATCATGCTCATTCGGTTTTATTATTTCCTGATTTTGCAGTTGATACTTTCTTGCCACAGCGATTCCTTCGATAAAAGTTTGCATTGGAGTTTTTCCGAAGCAGTACTTTCCAGAGTGTGTTCTTTGGGTGTTATAGGAGTCCATCCACGCATCAAGGCCAGTTTGCAACTGTTCGATAGAGGTGTAGATTTTCTTTCTGAATGCGATAGCATACATTTCCTAATCTCTAATAACGGTCAGAACTCCGTTGTTATGTATATCTTTCCGAAAGTCTTTTGCTCATCACGCACCCGGCACAGTTCCCGGTGCGCCTTTTCCTTGTATTCCAGCAAAGCGGAGTTTTCAGAGCGCAGCCGGGCAATCTCCCTTTCTTGTTCTTCGCTTTTGGCTTCTGCTTTTGCTTTTTCTTCGGCAGCATGGGCGATTAGTTCCGGCGCAGGGAGTTGTTTAGTGGTTTGTTCTTGGACAGCTTGGAGAAGCTGGCGCACCGCTTCCGTTCCCTCGTTGTGTTGTTCCATGATTTTTGCGGATTGTTCCAGCCGCCCGGCAACCTTTTCTAATGGGGAGAGGTCAAATGCTTCACCCCGGAGGTCGAACCCGGTTCTTTGGAAATAATCAACGGACAACTCAACAAATTCTTTGCGGGTTATACCCGTATCCTTTAAATATTCATCTAATTTTTGGGCGTACTCTTGGCTTATCGCTATGGTGGTAAGCGGTGTTTTCCTCTTTTGCTTGCTTTCTTGTCCTTTTTCCATTGCTGTAAAATGCTATATTCTGTTGCAAAGGTAGTTATAAGTTTTATTATTGCAATTTATCGCAAATGTTATTACAATTTATTGCGGTTATAGCAAAATAAATCACTCTGTTATTAGCTGGAAGTCATGGTAAACGCCCCCTTTTCTTCCGCAGGATTCCGGACATGGTTCAGTGAATATCACTGTTACGAATATTGCCCCGGCGAACTTCTCTATCTCTGTAACCATTGCCCGTAAATCCCTGCCATAGCCGTTAATTTCGGCTGGTACGATAACTTTATCACCTGTTTTCATACTTGTATTTTTTATTCTATTCCAAAATCTTCCATTAAGCAAACCCGGATGATAGCCCCTATCTGTTTGGCTGGCTTGTCTATATATTGCTCAAACTTCTTTTGTATCTTTTGCGCCACCTGTACGGCTATTTCCGGGTGTAACTGTACGGCGTTCACTACACGCTTAACATATCCTTTGTCACTTTTGGAGAACCTAGAAATAGTGGTTGTTATGTAGATGATCGCCTGTTTGGCGCTTTCGTATTCCAATAGCTTTTGTTGTTCGGTTTGCCTTGTGTAAACGTAAAATTTGTATTCGGTCACTTCCTTGCCTTTGTAGCTCTTTGGCTCGAACTCGAAATATAAATCGCATTGTCCGGCATTGTACAACTCCCGGAGTTCCTTTTGCGGATCGTCAAGTACACGCCTTTTGAAATCGCATCCCCGTTTGTATTTCTTTTCCAACATGAACATTTCCCGGAGCTTTTCGACTGTGTAGAAGAAGAACCCGGCGTTTCGGTATTGGCAGCACAGTTCGTAAAACCTTTGCGAGAATGTGCTTTTGAGTGCGATTGCTACCGTCATGGAGTAACTCGTGAAGTTTTGGGCGAGTTCCACGTAATAGGGTAGTACCTCTTTGGAAACTTGCACCTCAAAATACGATTTATTTTTGATATGCTTGACGTAATTGACAAAACCGATACTTAGCCACATCTTTTCGTTGTTAATCTCTATATCGCGATTTCTAAGCCGTTTTAGCGCATCGTAGATGTTTTGCATCTTGGTATTGTCACCGCATTTCTTTAGTTCTTCCTCGTGTATGGTGATAATCAGATCATCGAATAAGTCCCGTCTGCCGTTCTCGTTCTCGATGTATTGCGCCCGGATATTTCGTATAATGGAGTATAGGGCACGTTTTTCGATAAGGTCGAACTTGTAGCGTGCAGTAGTCAGCGCATTGTCTTGCGACAGGACTATATCCCTCTGTTTCTTGTCTTTCTTCTCCATGACTTTAATGCTTTTCGCAAAGGAAATATTTATCTACGACAAAAACAAATATTTGGCGTAGAATATTTGTCGTAGATAGCCGTTTTTTTCGGAAATTTGTCGTAGATGCTCGGAAATTTGTCGTAGATGCTCGGAAATTTGTCGTAGATGACCTTTATAAGATATTATAGCACAATGTGTTATGCTATGCCATAAAAGTAACTAAAAAGAAACTAAAAATTACCGTAAAGCAATGGAGTGTTTCTTTTTTGGTTTATAGAGGTCGCTTCGCTCCACTTTTCAGTGTGTTTTTTGATACGACGAATTTCCGGAGAATGGGAAAGAGTGGAAACAGGTAAAGCCAAGTGCAACGGATTAGGAAGATTTTTCGGAGTGTTAAATTTTGTATAAATATGACTTTTAATGTATAAAACGAGAAGTTTCCGGGAGCAAAAACGCATCCCGGATTTAATGTAACTTTTTGTTGTATAGTTAGTTACCATAACGCAACTTTACCCATGCTTCCGATTTCAAGTTTAGCACTGATCCCCATAGCCTTAAAAACTCTTGCAATGGTGGAAAAGGTTAAATTCTTACCGTTTTCAATTCGGGAGATTTGAGCCCGTTGCACTCCTATCAGATTACCTAATTCCTCTTGGGTTAAGTTCTTTGATTGGCGAGCTTGTTTAATGGCTTCACCTATCAAAAAAGAGTTAAGTTCTTCTTCGTAGGCATCACGTTTGGGAGTACCTTTTTCTCCGATGTATTTATCCTCGATTTCTTCGAGTGTATAAAATTTCTTTGCTTCCATACGCTTTATCTTTTTGAATTAAAATAATCTTTTCTAATCTCTTCGGCTTTAGCTATTTCTTTGGGAGGTGTCTTTTGGGTTTTCTTGATAAACCCATGCGTTGCGATTACCAGAGTGTTTATCTTATCGTCCTTATCCCAAAAAGCAAGAAGCCTGTACTTGGTTTTGTTATAGAACGTTCTGAACTCCCAGATATCCGTATCATCCAATTTCTTGAATAAATCTGG
This sequence is a window from Parabacteroides timonensis. Protein-coding genes within it:
- a CDS encoding DUF6562 domain-containing protein; this translates as MIMKGYIAHNYLRLLSGVLFSLIIVSCGKHEVSEEEGSYKGSLQLQLHIDSTMLSPNEVVWKETRSLMNTENADIRYTIRAYKADKVGKFNTTEHCNVIFTKDRLTEEDVVVRLKLEEGNYKFLVWTDYVDEGSKEHKFYDTDNFEEVTYFGEYCGNTELRNVFRGNTEAQIRKGTNNNATINLLRPLAKYKIITTDLAQFLHQEKIRLEKEQDKNVNNDSDCSINLDSYNVTFRYTQFVPCAFNLFVDNPIDAKTGFEFNSKITQINEHEAELGFDYVMLNNEESPIPELNLVITDQYGVIVANMNIKDIMLMRNRMTTIKGRFLTTNLPGGIIVNPDFDEDINVPLNY
- a CDS encoding helix-turn-helix domain-containing protein: MEAKKFYTLEEIEDKYIGEKGTPKRDAYEEELNSFLIGEAIKQARQSKNLTQEELGNLIGVQRAQISRIENGKNLTFSTIARVFKAMGISAKLEIGSMGKVALW
- a CDS encoding replication initiation protein — protein: MEKKDKKQRDIVLSQDNALTTARYKFDLIEKRALYSIIRNIRAQYIENENGRRDLFDDLIITIHEEELKKCGDNTKMQNIYDALKRLRNRDIEINNEKMWLSIGFVNYVKHIKNKSYFEVQVSKEVLPYYVELAQNFTSYSMTVAIALKSTFSQRFYELCCQYRNAGFFFYTVEKLREMFMLEKKYKRGCDFKRRVLDDPQKELRELYNAGQCDLYFEFEPKSYKGKEVTEYKFYVYTRQTEQQKLLEYESAKQAIIYITTTISRFSKSDKGYVKRVVNAVQLHPEIAVQVAQKIQKKFEQYIDKPAKQIGAIIRVCLMEDFGIE
- a CDS encoding FimB/Mfa2 family fimbrial subunit → MKSNLFINVMFAAMTLIAATACDEEEVSRMENSEVVTFAIALPGEPMTRYGEGEKATYLSYAVYEADSKKPIIQKENEVLTNKPTTLTLPLAVGKTYDIIFWADAYNETEAPYTIDFNTQQLTVSYDNAISNDEKRDAFFAGLTDLTVTRDMGTQTIEMKRPFAQFNVVADDLATSGINIDNLKTSVSVEGVPTELNLLDGTISTQTTNVSFSEASKAEGMITIGGKNYDYLSMNYLLVGTTSADATAQKSIHNCTFTYSDGTNTQTIKIPNVPMQRNYRTNVYGSLFNNNVNFSISILPGFESEHNHKIIKSASDLRTALAEGGNWVLQEDLTTDMALTVTPGKELNLDLGGNTLNATKLSMAYKNGTENVSGKNCTFANGVIDIEAKSGSSIQIVAKEMQVVFDNVTINSEDKQSAILLGTAGGDFSEAVHSTLVMRNCTINAQKTSGIVVGRQQNITLENTVINNANGSG
- a CDS encoding BfmA/BtgA family mobilization protein; translation: MEKGQESKQKRKTPLTTIAISQEYAQKLDEYLKDTGITRKEFVELSVDYFQRTGFDLRGEAFDLSPLEKVAGRLEQSAKIMEQHNEGTEAVRQLLQAVQEQTTKQLPAPELIAHAAEEKAKAEAKSEEQEREIARLRSENSALLEYKEKAHRELCRVRDEQKTFGKIYITTEF
- a CDS encoding type II toxin-antitoxin system RelE/ParE family toxin encodes the protein MEAKSRFKVKLSNEAQEFLDGLPNKVREKIISNIRKSTFVLDPDLFKKLDDTDIWEFRTFYNKTKYRLLAFWDKDDKINTLVIATHGFIKKTQKTPPKEIAKAEEIRKDYFNSKR